In Rutidosis leptorrhynchoides isolate AG116_Rl617_1_P2 chromosome 2, CSIRO_AGI_Rlap_v1, whole genome shotgun sequence, one genomic interval encodes:
- the LOC139891739 gene encoding putative RING-H2 finger protein ATL21A: MEACKFFILIFLIFTFIDVHDGKFTSKICNHDKPYIHFPFKVNSFCKNNITMINFRRYGDLGVKSISYEPEKKLTLIDPNDCVFEVFMNLDLSSTPFQYYHVVKNYTYFNCSVKLSGSFEQVPCLSGSKHHVYVEATSLDVPSSCKTVKTVSIPFAYSSYISDDSFGLDLKWDSARFIDIGDDKTGWLGLQFIREELSIAVLVFAVVGLACVKAYYSKKSHSKEYEWDKLLGDLETL; encoded by the exons ATGGAAGCCTGCAAGTTCTTCATTCTCATTTTTTTGATCTTTACATTCATTGATGTTCATGATGGAAAATTCACTTCAAAAATTTGCAACCATGATAAACCCTACATTCATTTTCCATTCAAAGTCAACTCATTTTGCAAAAACAACATCACCATGATCAATTTTCGACGGTATGGCGATTTAGGAGTGAAATCCATTTCTTATGAGCCAGAGAAGAAACTCACTCTTATTGACCCCAATGATTGTGTCTTTGAAGTGTTCATGAATCTTGAtctttcttcaacaccttttcagtATTATCATGTCGTTAAAAACTACACGTATTTTAATTGCTCGGTTAAGCTTTCGGGTTCATTCGAACAAGTGCCATGTTTAAGTGGTTCGAAACATCATGTGTATGTTGAGGCGACATCTTTAGATGTGCCAAGTTCTTGTAAAACTGTGAAAACCGTCTCAATTCCATTTGCGTATAGTTCTTACATTTCAGATGACAGTTTCGGTCTTGATTTGAAGTGGGATTCAGCCCGTTTTATTGATATTGGAGACGATAAAACAGGGTGGTTAGGTCTGCAATTCATTAGAGAAG AATTAAGTATTGCTGTTTTGGTTTTCGCGGTTGTGGGATTAGCGTGTGTAAAGGCGTACTATTCAAAAAAATCACACAGCAAAGAATATGAATGGGACAAGTTACTTGGTGATCTTGAAACCTTGTGA